A window of the Aspergillus flavus chromosome 6, complete sequence genome harbors these coding sequences:
- a CDS encoding DUF1716 domain protein — translation MTSIDELFKKPTPAASAKRKLDATTDPNELYKAAKLDVNGDVKSKGKEPMVEDENDDDGEAGPELPPDFDAEDIPDDEEGRFFGGGMERQTAQAMQYIDQQEEGDVAPEKFDTTWLRRFALNFEKKISKNAELRGKYENDPQKFMASEADLDSEIKGLSILSEHPELYAEFSKLGCVSSLISLLSHENADIAIDAIQIISELTDEDVEAEQEQWDTLVNAMLDADLIELLAQNLSRLDEESDVDRAGVYYVLSVLENLASQSSHAERLGDDSNLLPWLLARIQKKERPVSQNQQYSAEILAILLQSSSKTRSKFISLEGVDILLQLLSQYRKRDPAKDSDEEEFVENLFDCLICLVDEEFGKEKFLEGEGIELAQIMLKEGKFSKPRALRVLDHALGGLGGRPACERFVEAACLRTVFGMFMKKQENQTIEHLLGIFASLLRLLPGGSAARIRTLAKFMEKDYEKIEKLVKLRRDYASRVLPVEQAIEKERKNFTEEEREVMAVEWLSRRFDAGLFSLQLIDVILAWLVAEDDGAKKKVVSLLADRDEGLSLIQGTLKEQIEGLSDDDPGQKDHKEMLETLLQFL, via the exons ATGACCAGCATAGATGAACTTTTCAAG aaacctACTCCAGCAGCCAGCGCCAAGCGCAAACTAGACGCTACCACAGATCCAA ATGAACTCTACAAGGCCGCTAAATTAGATGTGAATGGCGATGTGAAATCAAAGGGAAAGGAGCCAATGGTTGAAGACgagaacgatgatgatggtgaagcCGGTCCAGAGCTACCTCCGGACTTCGATGCCGAGGATATCCCAGACGATGAGGAAGGGCGCTTTTTCGGAGGCGGCATGGAGCGCCAGACGGCTCAGGCGATGCAGTACATTGATCAGCAGGAGGAAGGGGATGTTGCG CCCGAGAAATTTGATACCACATGGCTGCGACGATTTGCTCTTAatttcgagaagaagatatcaaAGAATGCCGAATTGCGCGGAAAATATGAGAATGACCCGCAAAA GTTCATGGCCTCGGAAGCCGACCTAGACAGCGAAATTAAGGGATTATCCATTCTCTCAGAACACCCCGAATTATACGCAGAGTTTTCAAAGCTGGGCTGCGTAAGCTCTTTGATCTCTTTGCTCTCGCACGAAAACGCAGATATTGCCATTGATGCGATTCAGATCATCAGTGAGTTGACCGACGAAGACGTTGAAGCAGAGCAAGAACAATGGGACACATTGGTAAATGCAATG TTGGACGCCGACCTCATCGAACTATTAGCCCAGAACTTGTCACGGTTGGACGAAGAGTCTGATGTCGACAGAGCAGGGGTTTACTATGTGCTGA GTGTCCTAGAGAACCTTGCGTCACAGTCATCGCATGCAGAGAGGCTAGGCGATGATTCAAATCTACTTCCTTGGCTGCTGGCTCGCatacagaagaaggaaagaccTGTTAGTCAAAACCAGCAATACTCGGCTGAAATATTAGCCATCCTATTGCAGTCGTCATCCAAGACGCGAAGCAAATTCATTAGCCTTGAGGGAGTCgatatccttcttcaacTACTCAGCCAGTACCGTAAGCGCGATCCTGCAAAGGATtcagacgaggaagaattTGTTGAGAACCTGTTCGACTGCTTGATCTGtcttgttgatgaagaattCGGGAAGGAAAAGTTTCTTGAGGGCGAAGGTATTGAACTTGCACAAATCATgttgaaggaaggaaagTTTAGTAAACCGCGCGCTTTACGAGTCTTGGATCATGCCCTAGGTGGACTGGGAGGCAGGCCCGCGTGCGAAAGATTTGTTGAAGCAGCATGCTTGAGAACAGTGTTTGGAATGTTCATGAAAAAG CAAGAAAACCAAACGATAGAGCATTTACTGGGTATCTTTGCTTCGCTTCTGCGTCTCCTACCTGGAGGTTCAGCAGCCCGTATCCGTACTCTTGCTAAGTTCATGGAAAAAGATTAtgagaagattgagaagTTAGTCAAGCTGAGGCGCGATTATGCGTCGAGGGTATTGCCTGTTGAACAAGCTATcgagaaagaacgaaagaatTTTACCGAAGAGGAACGCGAGGTGATGGCAGTTGAATGGCTCTCTCGGCGATTTGATGCTGGTCTATTCTCCCTCCAG CTCATTGATGTAATTCTGGCGTGGCTTGTGGCAGAAGATGACGGCGCTAAAAAGAAGGTTGTGTCCCTTCTTGCTGATCGCGACGAAGGCCTTTCTCTTATTCAAGGTACATTGAAAG AACAAATTGAAGGGCTTTCGGACGATGATCCCGGACAGAAAGATCATAAAGAAATGCTTGAGACTCTTCTACAGTTCTTGTAA
- a CDS encoding putative TOM core complex subunit Tom6 translates to MAPRQRVVSAHQEKSFLGAAYDEVTHPENATIVRSVLVFGAGVAFLYSSLSELLLPPL, encoded by the exons ATGGCTCCCAGACAACGCGTCGTTTCTGCTCACCAGGAGAAGAGCTTTTTGGGTGCCGCCTACGATGAAGTCACTCATCCCGAGAACGCCACCATCGTGAGAAGTGTTCTTGTCTTCGGT GCCGGTGTCGCTTTCCTCTACAGCTCTCTCAGCGAACTCCTGCTCCCTCC TCTGTGA